The proteins below come from a single Carnobacterium divergens DSM 20623 genomic window:
- a CDS encoding ABC transporter ATP-binding protein, whose protein sequence is MSEFKKISRFFWMYLRHFKLQLAVVIVAVVASTYLQVKAPYYIGQAIQELANYAARGFKDNSEFIRIIWLLVIFYVLLAAGTFIQSILMAGISGRSTNKMRIDLFKKMESLSIRFFDSHKDGEMLSRFTSDLDNISNTLNQALVQVMSNVALMVGVTIMMFRQDVQLSIVTLAAAPFAIIIAALVIRKARKYVNLQQESIGSLNGYIDEKISGQKMIIANGLEAETVTEFLDYNQNVKKVSFKGQVYSGLLFPMMQGIALFNTAIVIFFGGYFALNGSIERAVALGLIVTFVQYSQQFYMPLTQISSQYSMLQLAFTGAKRVIEVLDEEPEVERPTVKAMYGIEKEVRLDHVDFSYVANKPILKDISITAKKGQMVALVGPTGSGKTTIMNLLNRFYNVDNGAILIDNVDIRDIELASLRKQVGIVLQDSVLFSGTIRDNIVFGKPEATDEEVIGAAKQAHIHDFIMSLDDGYETIVSDEHSIFSVGQKQLISIARTIITDPSLLILDEATSNVDTVTESKIQKAMEAIISGRTSFVIAHRLKTILNADYIVVLNQGEIIEEGTHEELLNLEGFYSELYHNQFVME, encoded by the coding sequence ATGAGTGAATTTAAAAAAATTAGTCGCTTTTTCTGGATGTACTTGCGACATTTTAAATTACAATTAGCTGTCGTAATCGTAGCAGTAGTTGCTTCGACTTATTTACAAGTAAAAGCCCCTTACTATATTGGACAAGCGATTCAAGAATTAGCAAATTATGCAGCACGTGGTTTTAAAGATAATAGTGAATTTATCCGCATTATCTGGTTGTTAGTCATTTTTTATGTCTTGCTTGCAGCAGGTACCTTTATTCAAAGTATCTTGATGGCTGGAATTTCAGGTCGTTCGACTAATAAAATGCGTATTGATTTATTCAAAAAAATGGAAAGTTTATCTATCCGATTTTTTGACAGTCATAAAGACGGAGAGATGCTGAGCCGTTTTACAAGTGATTTAGATAATATATCAAATACGCTGAATCAAGCGCTAGTTCAAGTCATGTCGAATGTGGCGTTGATGGTTGGTGTGACTATTATGATGTTCCGTCAAGATGTTCAATTAAGTATCGTAACATTGGCAGCCGCTCCATTTGCCATTATTATAGCAGCTTTAGTCATTCGTAAAGCGCGTAAGTATGTAAACTTACAGCAAGAGAGCATCGGTTCTTTAAATGGTTATATTGATGAGAAAATTTCAGGTCAAAAAATGATTATTGCCAATGGTTTAGAGGCAGAAACTGTTACTGAATTTTTGGATTATAATCAGAATGTTAAAAAGGTTTCTTTTAAAGGGCAAGTTTACTCAGGTTTGCTTTTCCCAATGATGCAAGGAATTGCTCTTTTTAATACAGCGATTGTTATTTTCTTTGGTGGGTATTTTGCTTTAAATGGCAGTATCGAACGTGCGGTAGCACTAGGGTTAATTGTGACTTTTGTACAATATTCACAACAATTTTATATGCCCTTAACGCAAATTTCATCACAATATAGCATGCTGCAACTCGCTTTTACTGGTGCAAAACGTGTTATTGAAGTTCTTGATGAAGAGCCAGAAGTGGAACGTCCAACGGTAAAAGCAATGTATGGAATTGAAAAAGAAGTTCGTTTGGACCATGTTGATTTTTCATATGTAGCAAATAAACCTATTTTAAAGGATATTTCAATTACGGCGAAAAAAGGCCAAATGGTTGCTTTGGTAGGACCAACAGGATCTGGTAAAACGACCATTATGAACTTGCTAAATCGTTTCTATAATGTTGATAATGGGGCTATCTTAATCGATAATGTTGATATTCGAGATATTGAGTTAGCTTCATTACGAAAACAGGTAGGAATTGTGTTACAAGATTCAGTATTGTTTTCAGGCACGATTCGAGATAATATCGTTTTTGGTAAGCCAGAAGCTACAGATGAAGAAGTCATTGGCGCTGCAAAACAGGCGCATATTCATGATTTTATTATGTCATTAGATGATGGATATGAGACAATTGTAAGTGATGAACACAGTATTTTTAGTGTGGGGCAAAAACAATTGATAAGTATTGCTAGAACAATTATTACAGATCCATCCTTGTTGATATTAGATGAAGCAACGAGTAATGTCGATACGGTGACCGAAAGTAAAATTCAAAAAGCAATGGAAGCCATCATTTCTGGTCGAACCAGCTTTGTAATTGCCCATCGCTTAAAAACTATTTTAAATGCGGATTATATTGTCGTATTGAATCAAGGAGAAATCATTGAAGAAGGTACACATGAAGAACTATTGAATTTAGAAGGATTTTATTCTGAATTGTATCACAACCAATTTGTCATGGAATAG